A single Anopheles funestus chromosome 2RL, idAnoFuneDA-416_04, whole genome shotgun sequence DNA region contains:
- the LOC125761048 gene encoding tetratricopeptide repeat protein 28 isoform X2, with product MSQRDFSENEPEGTPELPAANRALFLEKVRQSNTACQNGDFSTAVQLYTDALGLDPGNHILYSNRSAARLKQGQFALALQDATRARELCPQWPKAYFRQGVALQCLGRYGEALAAFSAGLAQDPNSKQLLAGLVEASIKSPLRHALEPTFQQLKAMKLDQSPFVVISVVGQELLGAGQYHAAVTVLESALRIGSCSLKLRGSVFSALSSAHWALNQLDKAIAYMQQDLAVAKSLGDTAGECRAHGNLGSAYFSQGSYKEALTSHRYQLVLAMKCKDTQAAAAALTSLGHVYTAIGDYPNALASHKQCVQLVKQMGDRLQEAREIGNVGAVYLAMGEFDSAVDCHTQHLRLARKLGNQVEEARAYSNLGSSYHYKRNFTQAITYHESVLRIAQQLGDRAIEARAYAGLGHAARCGHDFVQAKRWHEKQLEMALAARDKVGEGRACSNLGIVYQLLGEHDAALKLHQAHLTIARQLQDKAGMGRAYGNIGNAYSAAGYYESAIKYHKQELIISKEVHDRSAEASTHGNLAVAYQALGAHDMALMHYRAHLNIARELKDTAGEACALLNLGNCLSSRQEFAQAVPYYEQYLMLSQELGDVAAEGKACHFLGYAHYCIGNYREAVRYYDQDLALAKDLQNKMNMGRAYCNLGLAHLALGNTGGALECQKYFLAIAHMTNHLPGKFRALGNIGDVLIRMGDVDEAIKMYQRQLALARQTRERGMEAAACGALGLAHRLLKKLDKALGYHTQELTLRQEMSDLPGECRAHGHLGAVHMALGNYTHAVKCYQEQLERAQELQDSAVEAQAFGNLGIARLNMGHYEDAIGYLEQQLGTLEQVNTPTAQHDRARALGHLGDCYDALGDYHTEAIKCHERHLQLAIALQSPRDQERAYRGLGNCYKSVGNLQEALVCLEKRLVVSHELGNPEAKAAAYGDLGSIHSALGNYEQAINCLEHQRDIARELGDRVLTSDAISGLGAVFQQMGDYDESLRLHKQDLELGESINHSTLQARACGNLGSVYDALRNYTESARYYEKQLTLTSDRQTKAHACLALGRVYHAMEQVPQAVGFLRQGLAIAQSLNKLEDEAKLRYRLGLSLVASGDDDAARQQMESAAQILESIRSDQVTPEARTQLYDLQTSCYQTLQRVLVGLGRTEEALVAAERCRSRMGADSNQSAENSLNNRKTLLTCSEYIFDTVNRSKTNIIYYSLAGSDLYAWFLQPQKRIVRFHATKLDEQTLPMMKKKALMGSGTTVSVDKKVNPLEEATGENSLLEQYINFVRDCLGVNSGSVLQEGDGSGWKSSNENLIDDFTNERAGFLRMVNRNHLLNSSNYSLSSLFSLGSVGGSVASLQGSTRSIGSLQGSTRSRRSNMLPPWQGPSCLHVLYNLLLAPFEDLLPDISTTARIGRRELILVLEKELYLVPFAILRSGDEDGEYLSERCSLLTVPSLHTLRQKSRIKTREPAEGLNSALVIGGPKIPSSLSDTWGWSDSPASLQEAAMVSDMLNTKPLVSSSATKESVVSELPAAECVHFAANVSWKLGAVVLSPGEVLDSQSQKRFYPNAGGELLGGDNDEETTDLSTSNMEIPPLSDFILSAADLLSMKLTAKLVVLSSYHSVEPITGSGVANLAGSWLFAGTGAVLVSLWPVPETAAKILLRAFYSALLQGTRAARALAEAMQTVQHTKHFAHPANWAGFILIGGNVRLSNKVALIGQALCELMRTPDKCRDALRVCLHLVEKSLQRIHRGQKNAMYTTQKSIDNKAGPVSGWKDLLMAVGFRFEPAANGIPSSVFFPQSDPEDRLSQCSASLQALLGLSPTTLHALSKLVHGAEIADEIIGVMRNVVAQFPSKATDNESAIDVPLSVRLWRVSGCHELLASLGFDLMEVGQDQVTLRTGKQANRRNCQFVLQALLALFDTQEAPKSLGIESSSSSESLNEEETSDEQQSVQQSQQSQQSAQQQQQQQHQQQQQQQQSSQQSQQAQLKASTGASPTPTSGDSQQRSISPAVTVKSQTSYNFSRPPLPLRRVPFLSTRSAFISYVRRRGEPDGGQTDSAQSVSNGTAVPNGNVLDTSLANTTDSELSDGYTTQQILLKSDHLAKGLGYSSLRGTIKVSRPGGGGESDAAFTPSPPVTIQNVDQNVSLALAHQTRIKNLYTNNGNMHGVVSGALNGVHGPIASSGMAIGAGAYTLQDTLRDGVHHHPNPSHHRRPDSSSSASSATDWEGSGHATVLRRAAHQGHHLPPLPPPRQTLPMVESLRPLAPLAPVYNNINGAVGPGGPTGKNSVPNGGQKSLSVLESTSSDSEFERSFDLPAGSSNAASISSKLTSLAHSLQSMRTRNKLKLGPPPHGQHLQQQQQQQQQQQQQHQQHQQLHGQQQSHGQLHGQHQLHGTSTGSTTTIARSKLPVDQFGFLDRLSCRTEISSSATLGNHVAPPRKPLSTLPDDERTLNLNANKLYFSPTDAEMLPLAEASPSDLGLGAKAHAPPMGQPMMGSAGVGTLTVVPVTSSKDGTKSNQKTIQDSILRHMSREMTPTISEVYHERNIGLGLAPSLSKLLLSKNYDESAELGSKGSNSVTAVAASAAAAAVSMLNKPSAALTVGNLAEAMNEIEMNATTSSKLDEGACAICHSPSDLLCGCSATSTVAAVAAMTAALGANTTMAKKSSSNKPWLSNVSPNIVKASDLTTADILEQQKQLKSSVSSGLTSNLSSSTENSLSTVVKRSGSPFSDLSRRDEGDGRSVADSQCSGSFRTDITGSTVTTSKSQQQMVSSQQQQQQQQQQQQQQQQHQKQQQPSQQQQQTGGGEQNSASVPSVAITTATTVTQQRGKYIIDT from the exons AACGAACCGGAAGGTACGCCGGAACTGCCAGCGGCCAACAGGGCCCTCTTCCTGGAGAAGGTGCGCCAGTCAAATACCGCGTGCCAGAATGGTGACTTCAGTACCGCGGTCCAGCTGTACACGGATGCGCTCGGGCTGGACCCGGGCAACCACATCCTCTACAGCAACCGATCGGCGGCACGATTAAAACAGGGCCAGTTTGCGCTCGCCCTACAGGACGCAACGCGTGCCCGCGAGCTGTGTCCCCAGTGGCCGAAGGCGTATTTCCGGCAGGGTGTCGCGTTACAGTGCCTCGGCCGGTATGGGGAAGCGCTGGCAGCGTTCAGTGCCGGCCTTGCCCAAGATCCCAACAGCAAGCAGCTGCTGGCCGGGCTGGTGGAAGCCTCGATCAAGAGTCCGTTGCGGCACGCACTCGAACCAACGTTCCAGCAGCTGAAAGCGATGAAGCTCGATCAGTCACCGTTCGTGGTGATATCGGTGGTTGGGCAGGAGTTGCTCGGTGCCGGCCAGTACCATGCCGCCGTTACCGTGCTCGAGTCGGCGCTACGGATCGGGTCCTGTTCGCTCAAGCTGCGTGGTTCCGTCTTTTCGGCGCTAAGTTCCGCCCACTGGGCATTGAATCAGCTGGACAAAGCGATCGCTTACATGCAGCAGGATCTTGCGGTGGCCAAAAGTCTCGGTGATACGGCGGGTGAATGTCGGGCGCACGGGAACCTTGGTTCGGCTTACTTTAGCCAGGGTTCGTACAAGGAGGCATTAACGTCGCACCGCTACCAGCTAGTGTTGGCGATGAAGTGCAAAGATACGCAGGCGGCTGCGGCCGCTCTTACCTCGCTCGGTCACGTATATACGGCCATCGGTGATTACCCGAATGCGCTTGCCTCACACAAACAGTGCGTACAGTTGGTGAAACAGATGGGTGATCGGTTGCAGGAAGCGCGCGAAATCGGTAACGTCGGTGCAGTGTATTTGGCGATGGGTGAGTTCGATTCGGCGGTCGACTGTCACACGCAGCACCTGCGGCTTGCCCGGAAGCTAGGCAACCAGGTGGAGGAGGCAAGGGCGTACAGTAATCTTGGTTCGAGTTATCACTACAAGCGCAACTTCACGCAAGCCATCACCTACCACGAGAGTGTGCTGCGGATAGCGCAGCAGCTTGGTGATCGTGCGATCGAAGCCCGGGCATATGCTGGGCTTGGACATGCGGCACGCTGCGGGCACGACTTTGTGCAGGCCAAACGGTGGCACGAGAAGCAGCTGGAGATGGCACTGGCCGCACGTGATAAGGTGGGTGAGGGTCGTGCCTGTTCCAACCTGGGCATTGTGTATCAGCTGCTAGGGGAGCATGATGCGGCGCTTAAACTGCACCAggcacatcttaccatcgcaCGTCAGCTGCAGGATAAGGCTGGCATGGGACGTGCGTACGGCAATATTGGCAATGCGTACTCAGCGGCCGGCTACTACGAGTCAGCGATCAAGTACCACAAACAGGAGCTTATCATCAGCAAGGAGGTGCACGATCGTAGTGCGGAAGCATCCACGCACGGGAACTTAGCCGTTGCGTATCAAGCACTCGGTGCACACGATATGGCGCTGATGCATTACCGTGCTCATCTGAACATTGCCCGCGAACTGAAAGACACTGCCGGGGAGGCCTGTGCATTGCTTAATTTAGGTAACTGTTTGAGCTCGAGGCAAGAGTTTGCCCAAGCCGTACCGTACTATGAGCAGTATCTTATGCTGTCCCAGGAGCTGGGTGATGTGGCGGCCGAAGGTAAGGCGTGTCATTTTCTTGGTTACGCACACTATTGCATCGGTAACTACCGGGAAGCGGTACGGTACTACGATCAGGATCTAGCACTCGCAAAGGATTTGCAGAACAAGATGAACATGGGCCGAGCGTACTGTAACCTTGGGCTAGCACACCTTGCGCTCGGAAACACCGGTGGTGCGCTGGAATGTCAGAAGTATTTTCTTGCCATTGCTCACATGACTAACCACCTGCCGGGGAAGTTTCGGGCACTTGGGAATATTGGTGATGTGTTGATCCGGATGGGTGATGTAGATGAGGCGATCAAGATGTACCAACGCCAGCTCGCCCTCGCTAGACAAACCCGTGAACGTGGCATGGAAGCTGCTGCCTGTGGTGCACTCGGACTTGCGCATCGACTGCTCAAAAAGCTCGACAAAGCCCTGGGCTATCACACGCAGGAGCTAACGCTTCGGCAGGAGATGAGTGACCTGCCGGGTGAGTGTCGCGCACATGGACATCTGGGTGCGGTGCACATGGCGCTTGGTAACTATACGCACGCAGTTAAATGCTACCAGGAGCAACTAGAACGCGCCCAAGAGCTGCAAGATTCGGCGGTCGAGGCGCAAGCATTTGGCAATCTAGGTATTGCACGGTTAAACATGGGCCATTACGAAGATGCGATCGGGTATCTCGAGCAACAGTTGGGTACGCTGGAGCAGGTCAACACCCCGACGGCGCAGCACGATCGAGCGAGGGCACTAGGACACTTGGGTGACTGTTACGATGCACTCGGCGATTATCACACGGAGGCGATCAAGTGTCACGAACGCCACCTGCAGCTAGCCATCGCACTGCAGAGTCCGCGCGATCAGGAGCGAGCCTACCGCGGGCTCGGCAACTGCTACAAATCCGTTGGCAATCTTCAGGAGGCGCTCGTGTGCCTCGAAAAGCGGCTGGTCGTATCGCACGAGCTAGGCAACCCGGAAGCGAAGGCGGCAGCGTACGGTGATCTGGGAAGCATACACAGTGCGCTCGGTAACTATGAACAGGCGATCAACTGTCTCGAGCATCAGCGCGATATTGCCCGCGAGCTTGGCGATCGTGTGCTAACGTCGGACGCGATCAGTGGGCTTGGTGCAGTTTTCCAACAGATGGGTGACTACGACGAATCGTTACGGTTACACAAACAGGACCTCGAGCTGGGTGAGAGTATCAATCATAGCACACTGCAGGCACGCGCTTGTGGTAACCTTGGCTCCGTCTATGACGCACTGCGAAACTACACGGAATCGGCCCGGTACTACGAGAAGCAGCTTACACTGACGTCCGACcggcaaacaaaagcacacgCCTGTCTCGCTTTGGGGCGGGTCTATCACGCAATGGAGCAAGTGCCGCAGGCGGTCGGTTTTCTACGGCAGGGTCTAGCCATCGCTCAATCTCTCAACAAGCTGGAGGATGAAGCGAAGCTACGCTACCGGCTCGGGCTTTCGTTGGTCGCCtccggtgatgatgatgcggctCGCCAGCAGATGGAAAGTGCGGCACAGATCCTCGAGTCAATACGCAGCGACCAGGTAACGCCGGAAGCCCGTACCCAGCTGTACGATCTGCAAACATCCTGCTATCAAACGCTGCAGCGCGTACTGGTTGGGTTGGGTCGCACGGAGGAGGCACTGGTCGCGGCCGAACGCTGTCGGTCACGTATGGGTGCCGACTCGAACCAGAGTGCGGAGAATTCGCTCAATAATCGCAAAACGCTGCTCACCTGCAGCGAGTACATCTTCGACACAGTCAATCGCAGTAAGACGAACATCATCTACTACAGCCTTGCTGGGTCCGATCTGTACGCATGGTTCCTGCAGCCCCAGAAGCGTATCGTACGCTTTCACGCGACCAAACTCGACGAACAGACGCTAccgatgatgaagaagaaggCGTTGATGGGATCGGGTACGACCGTTTCGGTGGACAAAAAGGTCAACCCGCTGGAGGAAGCTACGGGTGAAAATAGTCTGCTCGAGCAGTACATTAACTTTGTGCGCGATTGTTTGGGCGTTAACTCGGGCAGCGTGTTGCAGGAAGGGGACGGTAGCGGTTGGAAGTCTTCGAACGAGAACCTGATCGATGACTTCACGAATGAACGGGCCGGATTTTTGCGTATGGTCAACCGGAATCATTTGCTTAATTCGAGTAACTATTCACTGAGTTCGCTCTTCAGTCTCGGCAGTGTCGGTGGCTCGGTCGCCAGTCTGCAGGGTTCAACAAG GTCTATTGGAAGCCTGCAGGGATCGACACGATCGAGACGTTCGAACATGCTGCCACCGTGGCAAGGGCCGTCCTGTTTACACGTCCTGTACAATCTACTGTTGGCACCGTTCGAAGATTTGCTACCCGATATAAGCACAA CTGCTCGAATTGGTCGTCGCGAGTTGATTCTAGTACTGGAAAAGGAACTCTACCTGGTCCCGTTTGCTATCCTGCGTAGTGGTGATGAAGATGGTGAATATCTTTCAGAACGTTGCTCGCTCCTGACCGTGCCGTCGTTGCACACACTGCGCCAAAAAAGTCGCATCAAAACACGCGAACCAG CGGAAGGATTAAACAGTGCGCTCGTCATCGGTGGACCGAAGATACCGTCCTCACTCTCCGATACCTGGGGTTGGTCGGATTCTCCCGCCTCACTGCAGGAAGCAGCCATGGTGTCCGATATGCTCAACACGAAACCGCTTGTCAGCTCGAGTGCTACCAAAGAGTCCGTCGTTTCCGAGCTGCCTGCCGCAGAATGTGTGCACTTTGCGGCCAACGTTAGCTGGAAGCTTGGTGCGGTTGTGCTCAGTCCCGGTGAGGTGTTGGATTCACAGTCACAGAAGCGTTTCTATCCGAACGCGGGCGGTGAACTGTTGGGTGGTGATAATGACGAAGAGACAACGGATTTGTCCACCTCGAACATGGAGATCCCACCCCTGTCCGACTTCATTCTCAGTGCGGCCGATCTGCTGTCGATGAAGCTGACCGCAAAGTTGGTTGTGTTGAGTTCGTACCATTCGGTCGAACCCATCACCGGAAGCGGTGTGGCTAACCTGGCCGGAAGTTGGCTGTTTGCTGGAACCGGTGCCGTACTCGTATCATTGTGGCCCGTCCCCGAAACGGCTGCCAAGATTTTACTGCGCGCCTTCTACTCAGCGTTGCTGCAAGGTACGCGCGCGGCACGGGCCCTTGCCGAAGCGATGCAAACCGTTCAGCACACGAAACACTTTGCCCATCCGGCGAACTGGGCCGGATTTATTCTGATCGGTGGTAATGTGCGACTGTCGAACAAGGTCGCCCTGATAGGGCAAGCACTGTGCGAACTGATGCGCACTCCGGACAAGTGTCGCGATGCGTTGCGCGTTTGTCTGCATCTGGTCGAGAAAAGCTTGCAGCGCATTCATCGTGGCCAGAAGAACGCCATGTACACCACACAGAAAAGCATTGACAATAAGGCGGGCCCGGTAAGTGGATGGAAGGATCTGCTGATGGCGGTCGGGTTTCGGTTCGAACCGGCCGCGAACGGTATCCCGTCCAGCGTGTTCTTCCCGCAAAGTGATCCGGAGGATCGATTGTCCCAGTGTTCCGCTAGTCTGCAGGCTTTGCTCGGACTGTCGCCGACGACACTGCACGCACTGTCCAAGTTGGTGCATGGAGCCGAAATTGCGGACGAGATTATAGGCGTAATGCGGAACGTGGTCGCACAGTTCCCATCGAAGGCAACCGATAACGAGAGTGCGATCGACGTACCGCTTAGCGTACGGTTGTGGCGTGTGTCCGGCTGTCACGAACTGCTCGCATCGCTCGGCTTTGACCTAATGGAGGTCGGTCAGGATCAGGTGACGTTGCGCACGGGCAAACAGGCCAACCGGCGCAACTGCCAGTTTGTGCTGCAAGCACTGTTGGCCCTGTTCGATACGCAGGAAGCACCGAAAAGCTTGGGCATCGAGTCTAGCAGCAGCTCGGAATCGTTGAACGAAGAGGAAACGTCCGACGAGCAACAATCCGTCCAACAGTCGCAGCAATCGCAACAATCcgcacaacagcagcaacagcagcagcatcagcagcaacaacaacagcagcagtctTCTCAACAATCGCAGCAGGCCCAGCTAAAAGCATCTACCGGCGCAAGCCCAACACCGACGAGTGGTGATTCACAGCAACGCAGCATCTCACCAGCTGTGACGGTAAAGTCGCAGACGAGTTACAATTTTTCCCGACCACCGTTACCACTGCGGCGCGTCCCGTTCCTCAGCACTCGCAGTGCTTTTATCTCGTACGTCCGACGTCGTGGCGAACCGGACGGTGGACAAACTGACAGTGCACAATCCGTATCCAACGGTACTGCCGTGCCGAATGGGAATGTGCTCGATACGAGCCTGGCCAACACAACCGATAGTGAGCTATCCGATGGTTATACGACGCAACAGATACTGCTGAAAAGTGACCATCTGGCCAAGGGTCTCGGGTACTCAAGCTTGCGCGGTACGATAAAGGTGTCCCGCCCGGGTGGTGGCGGTGAAAGCGATGCCGCCTTCACGCCAAGCCCTCCGGTAACAATCCAGAACGTGGACCAGAACGTGTCGCTTGCGTTAGCTCACCAAACGCGCATTAAGAATCTGTACACGAACAATGGCAACATGCACGGTGTTGTCTCGGGTGCGCTTAATGGTGTGCACGGTCCAATAGCATCGTCCGGTATGGCGATCGGTGCCGGAGCTTACACGCTGCAGGACACGCTTCGTGACGGTGTCCATCATCATCCGAATCCGAGCCATCACCGCCGTCCGGACAGTTCCAGTTCGGCCAGTTCAGCGACCGATTGGGAAGGATCGGGACATGCAACAGTGTTGCGACGGGCGGCCCATCAAGGTCATCATCTACCGCCTTTGCCACCACCGCGCCAAACACTGCCAATGGTGGAAAGTTTACGTCCGCTGGCACCGCTTGCTCCGGTGTACAATAACATTAACGGAGCAGTCGGTCCGGGTGGTCCAACAGGCAAGAATTCCGTCCCGAATGGGGGACAGAAATCTCTCTCGGTGCTGGAGTCAACCAGTTCGGATTCGGAGTTTGAACGATCGTTTGATCTTCCGGCCGGTTCTTCCAATGCGGCATCCATCAGCAGCAAGCTAACGTCGTTAGCGCACAGCCTGCAGAGTATGCGCACTCGTAACAAGCTTAAACTGGGTCCTCCACCGCACGGACAGCAtctgcaacaacagcagcaacagcagcagcagcagcagcagcagcaccaacaacatcaacaactcCATGGTCAACAGCAATCACACGGTCAGCTGCACGGTCAGCATCAGTTACATGGAACGTCCACGGGGTCCACCACAACAATCGCACGCTCGAAGCTCCCGGTCGATCAGTTCGGTTTTCTCGATCGACTCAGCTGTCGGACGGAAATTTCATCTTCCGCCACTCTCGGCAATCATGTTGCACCTCCCCGGAAACCACTCTCCACGCTGCCGGATGATGAGCGAACGCTCAACCTGAACGCCAACAAACTCTACTTCTCACCGACCGACGCCGAGATGCTTCCGCTGGCGGAAGCGTCCCCATCGGATTTGGGGCTAGGCGCCAAAGCTCACGCCCCACCGATGGGTCAACCAATGATGGGATCGGCTGGTGTCGGTACGCTCACGGTCGTGCCCGTTACCTCCAGCAAGGACGGTACCAAATCGAACCAGAAAACGATCCAAGACTCGATCCTGCGGCATATGTCGCGCGAAATGACACCGACCATTTCGGAGGTGTACCACGAGCGTAACATCGGACTCGGATTAGCTCCGTCTCTGTCCAAGCTGCTGCTCAGCAAGAATTACGACGAATCGGCAGAACTCGGCAGCAAAGGTAGCAACTCGGTGACGGCCGTAGCAGCTtccgctgccgctgctgctgtctCCATGCTGAACAAACCGAGTGCCGCCCTAACGGTGGGCAATCTGGCCGAGGCGATGAACGAGATCGAAATGAATGCGACCACATCGAGCAAGCTGGACGAAGGTGCCTGTGCCATCTGTCACTCACCGTCCGATCTGCTGTGTGGATGCAGTGCCACCTCGACCGTGGCAGCTGTCGCCGCCATGACGGCTGCCCTCGGCGCTAACACAACCATGGCGAAGAAGTCGAGCTCCAACAAACCCTGGCTCAGCAACGTATCGCCAAACATCGTGAAGGCGAGCGATCTTACCACGGCCGATATACTcgagcagcagaagcagctgAAATCTTCCGTCAGCAGTGGGCTGACGAGCAATCTGTCCTCCTCCACGGAGAACTCGCTCTCGACCGTGGTCAAACGGAGTGGTTCGCCGTTTTCCGATTTATCGCGCCGTGACGAAGGGGACGGTCGCAGCGTTGCCGATTCGCAGTGCTCGGGTAGCTTCCGGACGGACATTACCGGTTCCACGGTAACCACATCCAAGAGTCAGCAACAGATGGTGTCatctcagcagcagcagcagcagcagcagcagcagcaacagcaacaacagcagcaccagaaacagcaacaaccatcccagcaacaacagcaaacgggTGGTGGAGAACAGAACAGTGCATCCGTGCCGTCCGTCGCCATAACAACCGCGACAACGGTAACGCAGCAACGGGGAAAGTACATCATCGATACGTGA